Sequence from the Amycolatopsis sp. NBC_00345 genome:
CGGCTCGGTGCGGCGCTCGAGCACCACCGGCCGGACGCCGCCGAGCGCGAGTTCACAGGCGGCCATCAGGCCGTTGGGCCCACCGCCGACGATCACCACGTCCATGGCTGTTCTCCTTTTCCGGGCAGGCCGGATAAGCCCGCCTTGGCGGGCACTGGGGGTGCTGGGTGCTGGGGTCAGCGCGGGTCGGGCGACCCGGCGCGGACCTGGTCGAAGACCTCGTGGAGCAGCGTGACGAGCGACCGGCCGGGATGCTGCGTCCAGTACGCCATCGCGGCGCCGAGCCCGGCCGCGACCACCGCGGCGACGACCTGCGGGTACAGGTCCTCGCCGGTGGTGCCGGTGCGGTCGGCGATGGCGGCGGTCAGCTCGTCCTGGGCCCGCGCGTGGGCGCGGAAAACCTCGTGCTGGATCGCGGGCTCGGCGAGCAGTTTCTGGAGCGCGGTGGCGTAACCGTCGTCGCGCGGCCCGGCTTCGGCCGCCTCGAACTGCGCGACGACGGCCACGACCAGCGCGTCCCAGAGCGGCTCCTCGGCCGGGCGTTCCCGCAGGACTTCGGCGATGCGCTGCCCACGCTCGACGTGCGTGGCGACGACCGCCTCGGCCTTGCTGGCGAAGTAGTTGCGGAAAGTGCGCTCGGAAACGTTCGCCGCGGCGGCGATGTCCTCCACCGACACGTTGTCCCAGCCCCGCTCCAGCGCGAGCCGGATCGTCGCGTGGCTCAGCGCGAGACGGGTCTCGCGCTTCTTGCGCTCCCGCAGCCCTTCTGAGGTCATGGAGACCACCGTAGCGAAACTTTCCGGAATTGCAAAGTTGCTAATCCGGAAAGTTTGACGCAGGGGTGGGGAGCGCCCTACCCCGCCTCCACCGGTCTGCCGGATGGGCCGTCGCGGTCCGGGCCGAAAGGCTGTCGAGCATGACCAAACCCTTGCGCCACAAGATCATCCCCGCGCTGACGGCCGCGACGTGCGCCGCCGCCCTGCTGTCCGTGCCCGCGGTCGCCGCCGCGGCGCCCGGCCGCGGCCCCCTGCTCAGCGCGGTCCCCGTGCAGAGCCTCGACCAGGCCGGGGTCCGGGCCACGCTCGACGCCACCCCGTTCGGCTCCGCCACCGCGCGGTACGGGGTCGACGCTTACCGCGTGACCTACCGGACGACCGATGTGCGCGACCGGCCGACCACCGCGAGCGGCCTGGTCGTGCTCCCCCGGACGACGAGCCCGCGCACCGCCGTGTACGAGCACGGCACCCGCAGCAACCGGGCCGACGTCGCCTCGGTGCAAGAGGACCTTCAGGACCGGCAGGCGGGACTGGTGCTCGGCGCGGCCGGGTACGTCGCCGTCCTGCCCGACTACCTCGGCCTCGGCACCGGGCCCGGTTTCCACCCGTACCTGGATTCCCGCACCGAGGCCTCGGCCACGCTCGACCTGCTGCGCGCGGCCAGGACCCTGACCGCGGACCGGGGAAAGCGGTTCGACCCGCGGGTCTTCGTGAGCGGGTTCTCCCAGGGCGGCCAGGCCGCGATGGCGGTCGGCGAAGCCCTGCAGGGCGACCCGGGCTCCGGTTTCCGGCTCGCCGCGCTGGCCCCGGTCAGCGGCCCCTACGACGCCCGCGGCGCCGAGCTGCCCGGCATCTTCGACGGCCGGGTCGCCCCGGACGTCGCGGTGTTCTACCTGTCCTACTGGACGGTCTCGATGAACCGGCTGTTCCCGTTGTACCGCAACGCTTCCGAGGTCTTCCGCGCGCCCTACGACCAGTACGCGGAGTCCCTTTTCGACGGATCGCACAGCGAGGAGGACATCTTCCCGCGGCTCGCCGCCACCCCGGCGGCGATGTTCACCGACAGCTACCTGAACCGGGTCCGGCACCTGTCCGGCCCCCTGCTCGACGCCGCCCGCGACAGCGACGGCACCTGCTCGGCCTGGCGGCCGCGCGTCCCGGTCCGGCTCTTCGCCAGCGCCGCCGACACCCAGGTGCCGATCGCCAACTCCCTGAACTGCCAACGGGATCTGCGGGCCCACGGCGTCGACGCGCCGCTCACCCGGCTCGGCTCCGCCGAGCACCTCGACACCCCCGGGGTCGCGCTGCCGCAGATCGTGCCCTGGTTCGACTCGCTGCCGGCCGGCCCGCGCTGACGGGCACCGGCGTCGCCCGGCGAGGTTTCAGCCTCCGGGGGCCGGGGTATTTCGACGCGGCACCAGGTCGGACTGACGAAGGGGCCGTGAACCACTCTTGAACAGCCTCGTCAGCCCGCGCCGCCGGTCCGGCGGCGCGCCGGCGCCACCACGGAGCCCCCCGTGACCGAGTTCGCCCTGACCGATACCGACGGGGAGCTGCTGCGCCGCGTGCGCTCGTGGGTGCGCGAACACCTCGCCGACCTGGACACGTTCGCCCTGACCGACGCCGTCCAGGTCGTCGACGAGCTGACCACCAACGCACTGAGCCACGGCCGCCCGCCCCAGTGCCTGCGCCTGCTGCGGCGCCCCGGCCGCGTCCGCGTCGAGGTCGACGACGGCGCCCTGGCCCGCGCCCGGCCCCGGGCGCCCAGCGTCACCGGCGGCCGCGGGCTGCTCCTCGTCGCCGCGCTCAGCGACGCCTGGGGCCAGTACGCCACCCCGACCGGGAAAACGGTGTGGGCCGAACTCCCGCTCACGGCTCCCGGCGAAGGAGGCTGACTCCCCCGGCCGCGCCAGACTGCTCGGCCGGGACCGACCACGAGAGCACACCGTGCCAAAGGGGACTTGATGACCGCCGACCCGGAAAGACGGGAGCCCGCCGCCACGGGCCTCGAACGCACCGCGCACGCCTACTGCCCCCGGTGTCATCCGGCCCCGCAGCCGGGTGAGGTCGTCATCGCGCTCTGCGGTGCCACCTACCCGTTCTGGGGCCGCCGCGACGCCCCGCTCAACACCTGCGACGCCTGCCGGGCGCTCGCCTCGGCAGCGGTCCTCGGCTGCGGCCACTCCGGCTGACACTGCTCCTGCCGACGCCGCTCCTGCTGACACCGTCCCGGCTGATACCGCACGCTCACCCGCCGATCGCGGCGCGGATGGTCGCCACCGCTTCGTCGATGTGCTCGCGGTGGGTGAGCGGGGACAGCACGCACAGCCGCAGCGTCAGGCGGCCGTCCAGCCGGGTGCTGGACAGGAAGACCCGCCCCGCGGACTGGATCCGGTCCAGCAGGGCCAGGTTCGCCGCGTCGTCGCCGTCGCGCAGGCGGAAGACCACAGTGGACAGTTCGGGCGGGTGCGGGACCTCCAGCGCCGGGTGCGTGGCCAGCTCGTCGTGCAGGTAGCAGGCCAGGTCCAGTTTTTCGTCCAGTGCCCGGCGGAAGGCGTCCAGCCCGTGCAGGTGCAGCGGCAGCCAGATCCGCAGCCCCCGGTGCTCCCGGGTCAGCTCGTAGCCGAGGTGGGCGTAGTCGGGCAGGGTGTCGCCGGCGGCGTCCGGCAGGTAGGCCGCGCGGTCGCCGGGGTAGGACGCGGTGAGCAGGCGGCGTTCGCGGACCAGCAGCGCGCCCGTGCCGTAGGGCAGGAACAGGCTCTTGTGCGGGTCCACGGTGATGGAGTCGGCGCGGCCGATGCCCTCGAGCCGGGCCCGGCCGCGGGTGGTGAGCTGGAAGAACCCGCCGTAACAGGCGTCGACGTGGAACCAGAGCCCGTGCTCGCGCGCGACGTCGGCGATCGCGCCGAGCGGGTCGACCGCGCCGGCGTTGGTGGTCCCCGCCGTGCCGACGACCAGGAACGGCCGGAGCCCGGCGGCGGTGTCCTCCTCGATCGCCGTGGCCAGCGCGACAGGGTCGAGCCGCCGCCCGTCCAAGGTCGGCACCAGCCGGACGGACCGCGCGGGGAACCCGGCGACATGCGCGGCCTTTGCGACGCAGTAGTGGGTCTGGTCGGACACGTAGAGCCGGGCGGTGCCGGGATCCGCGTCCGGGCCGAGCCGGTTCTCCCGGGCCGCCACCACCATCGACAGCATCGCCGCCGAGCCGCCGCTGGTGAGGATCCCAGTCGCGCCCTCGGGCAGCCCGAACAGCTCGCCCAGCCAGGTCAGCACCCCGTGTTCGAGCGCGACCAGGCCCGGCGCGAACTCGCCGATGGCGGTGAACCGGTTGAGCACCCGGGCCATCAGCTCCCCCACGGCCGAGCTGACCAGCCCGCCGCCGGGGACGTAGCCGAAGAACCGGGGGCTGGCCGTCTCGATCGCGGCGCCACCGGCCTTCAGCGCGAAGGACAGCACCTTGCCGACGTCGCCGGGGCTCTCGCCGGGCGGCTCGGCCACCAGGTCGACGATCTCGGGGGCGGCCGCCGTGCCGTCCACCGGCGCGTGCGG
This genomic interval carries:
- a CDS encoding TetR/AcrR family transcriptional regulator; amino-acid sequence: MTSEGLRERKKRETRLALSHATIRLALERGWDNVSVEDIAAAANVSERTFRNYFASKAEAVVATHVERGQRIAEVLRERPAEEPLWDALVVAVVAQFEAAEAGPRDDGYATALQKLLAEPAIQHEVFRAHARAQDELTAAIADRTGTTGEDLYPQVVAAVVAAGLGAAMAYWTQHPGRSLVTLLHEVFDQVRAGSPDPR
- a CDS encoding alpha/beta hydrolase family protein, whose product is MTKPLRHKIIPALTAATCAAALLSVPAVAAAAPGRGPLLSAVPVQSLDQAGVRATLDATPFGSATARYGVDAYRVTYRTTDVRDRPTTASGLVVLPRTTSPRTAVYEHGTRSNRADVASVQEDLQDRQAGLVLGAAGYVAVLPDYLGLGTGPGFHPYLDSRTEASATLDLLRAARTLTADRGKRFDPRVFVSGFSQGGQAAMAVGEALQGDPGSGFRLAALAPVSGPYDARGAELPGIFDGRVAPDVAVFYLSYWTVSMNRLFPLYRNASEVFRAPYDQYAESLFDGSHSEEDIFPRLAATPAAMFTDSYLNRVRHLSGPLLDAARDSDGTCSAWRPRVPVRLFASAADTQVPIANSLNCQRDLRAHGVDAPLTRLGSAEHLDTPGVALPQIVPWFDSLPAGPR
- a CDS encoding ATP-binding protein — its product is MTEFALTDTDGELLRRVRSWVREHLADLDTFALTDAVQVVDELTTNALSHGRPPQCLRLLRRPGRVRVEVDDGALARARPRAPSVTGGRGLLLVAALSDAWGQYATPTGKTVWAELPLTAPGEGG
- a CDS encoding pyridoxal phosphate-dependent decarboxylase family protein; translation: MLDHLESNGHDFRSLLDQVTTELAGFVDGLPHAPVDGTAAAPEIVDLVAEPPGESPGDVGKVLSFALKAGGAAIETASPRFFGYVPGGGLVSSAVGELMARVLNRFTAIGEFAPGLVALEHGVLTWLGELFGLPEGATGILTSGGSAAMLSMVVAARENRLGPDADPGTARLYVSDQTHYCVAKAAHVAGFPARSVRLVPTLDGRRLDPVALATAIEEDTAAGLRPFLVVGTAGTTNAGAVDPLGAIADVAREHGLWFHVDACYGGFFQLTTRGRARLEGIGRADSITVDPHKSLFLPYGTGALLVRERRLLTASYPGDRAAYLPDAAGDTLPDYAHLGYELTREHRGLRIWLPLHLHGLDAFRRALDEKLDLACYLHDELATHPALEVPHPPELSTVVFRLRDGDDAANLALLDRIQSAGRVFLSSTRLDGRLTLRLCVLSPLTHREHIDEAVATIRAAIGG